ATTATATGTGTTTTATGTAAACCTCTGTAATTGTATCATAGTGTTTATATAAACTATTTACAGTCAATGGGTTTGTTGCCACACCAAGTCATTTGTTACATAACATGCTCTAGAAAGtctttgtttatatattaagaTATTTTTGGTTTTCTAGGATTTGGATGATGTAATACTGAGAGCCAAAAAGGTAAGTCTTTGTCAAgaaaatacaccaaaaaaagTTTAAGGGTTAAAATTTGCAACTATAAcctattttgtttaatttcttttattttcaggCTGGAGTAAAAGCTCTGGTTGCAGTTACAGAGGGAGCCGGTGAATTTGAGAAAGTTATTCAACTGTCAAAGGTGTAAGTTTGCAGTAAAAGTTTTTAATGGGGGCACTTTGTACTGAGGTGTTTATTGAATCTTCCTCCCCCCATGCAGCTTTTGTGAAAGATGAGCTTCTACTTACACAGCTAACAAAACACTGAGttaatatttattgtttttgttaggtATCCTGGATTTGTCTTCCCTTGTTTTGGCATTCATCCCCTTCAAGGATCTGGGCAAGACTTGCATAGTGTCAAGATCCAGGTGAATATTATAAAGATTGCTTGCTGTTCTTCATATGCTATACATTTCCATTAACGACCGCTTGGTGATAATGAAAATAGCTGCTCTGTTTTGATAGGACTTGGAGCCATCTCTTTCTTTGTTCCAGAAGTATAGAGATGATATTGTTGCAGTGGGGGAGGTAGAGTATGAAAACATGacctaaacatttttttaaatgataacaATTTAAACCAACATATCAAATACTTACCAAAACATGCAATACTTACTTTAGTTACATTGTTTACATTCCGTTTTTGAccgtgtcatattattgttacATAAGAAGAATATGGGATGAATCGAAAGATGTGAATCTAATATTTCTCCACAGATTGGTCTTGACTTTACCCCCTGGTTTGTTCAAACCACTCAAGAGCGTGATGAACAGATAAAAGTCTTTATAAAACAACTTGAAATATCTAAAGAACTGGATTTGCCAGTGTGAGTACAGTGATGTACTAAAAAGTAACAAGCTGAACAAGATTTGCTATATTTTGTAACACATATTGGACATCTTAAATTTACAGTACAATTTTGTAGCCTCTTTAATGCTCTGTTCTCTCTCTTGTCTTGAAAGGAATGTACATTCCCGTTCTGCAGCTAAGGTTACCATAACCACAATGAAAGAACAAGGTAAGAGCTATCAGGCAGTAATTTACACGTCATTGTTCACTTTGACCTTGAAAATTACAGTCTTGTTTTATATCTTTAGGGATAAGACAAGCATTATTACATAATTTTGCTGGAAAGCCATCAGTTGCCATGGAAGGGGTTCAGGCTGGATTCTGCTTCTCCTTTCCGCCTGCGGTTGTCAGAAATGAACAGGTCAGATAAGGATTCTTATTTACTCGCCAGCACTTCTATTCATGCAAGTCTGCCAGAGCAGAGTAGGCAGACTTATCATAAGCATGATAAGTatgccataaaacattttgtacGATCTGAAATGACCCTGTTTCAAGTCGTTGCCAATAATTAAACATATAAGGACATCTTGTACACTTGCATGTGCATAATGCATGTCTGAATCAGACAGTGGTTTTATCTTTTATTTACGCTAATATATTTGACTCTTGTTATGCAGAGAGCAAAATTAATCAAACAAATTCCACTGGAACGTATTTGCCTTGAGACCGACTCACCAGCTTTGGGACTTGACAAAGATGTAAGTTATGACCTGTGCAAGCTGATATTCTGCATGGCAGACATGTGTTAATCTTAATGTGTTTCTCATTTACCTCCTTTAGGTTAGAAATGAGCCACAAAACATAATGATCGGCTGCGAATACATTGCGAAACTGAAGGGAGTCTCTTTAGATAGAGTCATGGAGGTTACAACCCAAAATGCCTTTCGATTGTTTCCAAAGTTAAAAGCCTAAAATGTTCTTGAATGTGACAATGATCTGTgtgcatttaaatattttataaaaaatcaaATTAAGCACTGTTGTTTGATTATCCACATTTATTACTGCCTGAAGGCAAACATTTACTTagaaatgtggttgaatgcagTTCTTCATACCAGATGAGATTCAtctgtaataaaaaaagaaaatgttttaatgttctcAAAATAAAAGTTGCCAAAAATTCCAAAAACAGTTCTTGATATTTCTTGATTTCAACATATACAGGCCTAGTAGAAGGGCTAGATTTTCTTGGTAAAACTATAATGACTAGAAATAATAGTACATtatatttgtacattttaataACTAATCActaattcatgtttatttaaaaatgtatacatttacaataaaattGTTAAATATAGGATGTTAATATATAAATCGTGCTGAAAGCCCTAGTCCAACAAGATTACACAATGAAAGGACATCATACAGCTTTCTTCAAAGTGTCTCCTCTCTGGATGTCTggtgttgttgctctgcatccACGACGATCGTTGCTCGGGAGTCGAACTTGAGCCATGGGTATCCTGGAGGTGACACCGGAAGTGTCTTCTTTCAGGTAGATTCCAGAACTTACTGGTTGTTTCCACGCCACACCAGGTCTCTCTGCGCATATTTAACTCGTACAGTTTATCTTGCTTTGAttttgacatttgttattgtatCACAAATAAACCAAACAATCTTAAGCCGGAAGAACGCGCGGACTACGCAGTAGTTGTTTAGACCGAAGTCACCATAGTGACCACGGATGCTGCGTGCCTTTCAACAATAACACGTGTAACTGGAAACTGTAACATCACGTGTTCTGGAAGCTTCGCAGTCTGTTTTAATAAGTAGCCTACAGTAGACTGCCATTACTGTACAGAAACGCTTTCTTTATGAGTAAAATCTATTCAGATTTTTCATTAGATCGTTTCACAATAGGTTCTCGCTCGAGAAGATAAATGTGACTGTGAAATCCAGCTGTAGCCTACTACTAGTTTTTACTATAGTTGAACTTGAGGCAGTGGTAAGTTAGGTTTACTACAAATACCACTATATAATTGCCATATTTAGGATGACGTCATTAACGATGTTTCGTTTTCGAAAGGATAGGGattatattttgtataatttatttattttactccttttattattatcatttgatGTTTTGTGAggaggttttatttatttatttttctttctgtctttgaATTCCTTTTTGATATAATATATGTCAGTCCCTGAACCTTGCCTTTTTTGTTTGGCCTATGGCTTTTCTTCtatgtatattttattaaatcgAAATCATGACACCCTTAAtgaagaatatgtataatgatttaaaaaataaaaaaggataGGGATAATACTTACCagataaaaaaattctgtataaTAGTATAACtgtaatatttttaatgtagaaAAATTTCTAGATAGTGTTATGAACCTAACATAGCAAATATTCATGCATAATAGCCTACAGTTTCTATTTACCATCGTTACAAGTACTAATATACATCACCAAAGTGTTGTaattactataatatactataATTTTGTATAGTTAACTATAAAACAAGTATACCACAGTATTTATACGtgcataaaaaaatacaaatataaagaTTATGTTCTAATGTCACTTTGGATGTGATatgcacaaatgtaaatgtagtgTTCAATAATAGGTGCATAAAtcaattaaaaatatttgaaaatgtgcTTCTTGCCTTTTTCATCACGCCATGTGAGTGATTTAACGCTTTCAATGCTCCACGATGGAAGCGTACTTATAATAGAGGGGGAGGGAACAGACGGAAGCTAGGCTTCGCCCTCTTTGCCCCTCCCCATCTGCAATCCCATTGGTCCAACCGTCCGTATAATACCGCTTACAGTAGTGACGGGCAAGCATGCATAGTAAGCGAATAGAAGAGGATTGCGCACATCACGCCATCATAATCTTCCACATGTACAAGCCGGTAGTAGTCGAAAACGTGGGTGGTGCTATTAATTGACAATTGCATTTGAGTTATTATCAAGTGCGTGCTTAAACTGTTTGACACATATACTTCTTTAACACTTACGGATCCAGGAAATGTTCAATAGCGTTACAAATGTGTCGGATACAATCTAGCGCGCGGCCAGCTCGTTTCATCTAAACTGTACTTGTCATCATAATCATAATGGTAGCGGGAGAGTTGCTTCAAGAACAACATATTTTGCCCGACAAAACACCTGGCGGGAgtgtcactgcctgcgagacgCCTGATGGAGGAAATACAGAACACTACAAGACGCTTTCCAATGGCTCCGTTCATATAACTTTGGATCCAAAGGTGCTGGAGCAGGAGCTTCCAGCACCGGATGAAAAAGACGCGATGCTACCCGACGACCAGAATAAACCTTTGGAAACCAAACGGTACTTGTCGAGGTTCGCTGTACTGGCGGTGTTCAGCCTTTATTCGCTCGTCAACGCCTTTCAGTGGATCCAATACGGCATCATCGCAAACATCTTCACGAACTATTATAATGTATCAGACGTGATGGTTGACTGGCTCTCCGTGGTCTATATGGTCGCGTACGTGCCCTTGATCTTCCCCGCTACATGGCTGTTGGATAAAAAGGGACTGAGGATGACAGCGTTATTAGGGGCCGGGCTGAATGCAGTGGGGGCTTGGGTGAAATGCGCCAGCGTGGGTCCTAATCTCTTTTGGGTCACCATGACCGCACAGATTATATGTTCTGTGGCACAGGTGTTTATTTTGGGACTCCCCTCCAGAATCGCATCGGTGTGGTTCGGGCCCAGTGAAGTTTCCACGGCGTGTGCCACTGCTGTGTTAGGCAATCAGGTGTGTATCATAAAAGCACGTGAAATGACGTGTCTTATAGCGATAATTTagttaaatattacatttgcatCACCTatggaacacacacacactttacacGTTACTAATGTGGTAACCATAGAAACAATCACAGACATTTTGATGGACTTAATGGTTATAATGGGAACTGCATTGGTTTTAATAGAAACTATAATGGGTCCCCCTGGTAATGTGTTGGGTCCTATTGGTGGGAGAATAAGATCATACAGAACACCATCCTACTAGAATAGAATCCAAAAACAAGGAATTTAATAATGGTTTAAATGCAAACTAACAGTGATAATGTATGAAACTATATTAATGTGGTACATTTTAGTGGTAACAAACCTAAAGCTTTCTTATTCAAATACACATATAAATATGACCTGAAATACTTGTATTACTTTTGCCTAAAGATTGTATGTATATGCTAAATAATGTGTAAGAGAAACCTTATTAATGTCTTCTGCGTTTTCCTTTCAGCTTGGTGTGGCTATTGGTTTCCTGCTGCCACCTGTTCTGGTTCCCAATACTGCAGATGACAAAGAGCTCATGGGCCACAACATCAGCATAATGTTTTATGGGACAGCTGCAATTTCAACTCTGCTCTTCTTTTTAACTGTATTTGGTAAGTGTCCGCATTGCGTGTGAAGTTCGAACTTTGCTCTAACAATTGAAAGACAGAGGCTAACGAAGAATTTATGCACTAGGGGACATGACGATTGTTAATACTTGTATGAATGTTTGTTTTCCTTATCTAAGCATGTGATGCAAATTGACCTCATCCTTAGTTTGCATACTGTTATTAGAGCATGCAATACAGAGAAAAGTAAATCAATGGGTTGATATGGAACACACTAGAGGTGTATTTATAAGTTAAAACCAGCAGTGTCTAATGTagaaaatgcatattttatttatatgaggTCATCTGATCATTAGAACAAACACTATTATACACATGGGCAGCAATGTGGGGGcaacaatattttaaagagtattaaaaaaatacaactaTACAGCTCATCCttcaaaatgattttcaaaGTTAATTTGACAAGCCATATAAAATTTACATgtgcaaatgtgtgtttttgtggaACACTTTCATGTGAATCCCATGTAAATTCCTACTTAAAAAGTCATTGGGATCACACAGGAAACATGTGGTGATACCTTATGCACACTTCAGATTCAGAATAAAAGCTACAAAAATGGTCCTtattatatgaagagtttcgttgcaaaacgagagagtttttttatttttcagaaatctcgttttttggttgtgcattccaattaatatcaattcaactgcagttggtttgttttgatttaaacctttatAACCTTCATAActaaatacagctaagtagcaccataaaacaaagtactaacatgataacatattaataaacatgttttgacaaaaatgttaaaaacggagttatctcgttttgcaacaaaactcttaaATGTACAATtgtggtacagatatgtatacctTTCAGCATTGGTTACATTGAGattggttgtgtgtgtgtggggggggtgGTTGAGGgctaacatgtttaatactgatgaccaCAAAGCCACTTGTGTGTTTCAATAACATGTTTAAAGCTGTGCAAGAGGTTgaaccaaaatattttataaagagCTTCTGAATTTGcattaaatgatgcaaatctatgaaTCTGATACCCTAcatgcatttgttgcacatgccatcctgcacaattgatcaaacttatAGAAAAGGACGTTATAAGAATCATATAACCTTCTTGACTTAGCCCAATTTAAATCCTGCCTTTGAGGTACATATCTGCACATTAATAAGCACATTTAGGTACAAAATTGTACTGTTTGAAAAGGTACTGCCTGAGTGACAACTTCTGTACCTTTTTCTCAGAGTGCACATGTGATATGTTTTTCACCACATTCTTGTGTTTTCTTTCTGTAATTCACAAAAGTTCAGACCTGGTTTAGGAGTAAACCCGATGTTCTCACCTTCTTTTTGTCAGTCATTAAGGACAAACCTCCACTTCCACCCAGCAAGGCCCAAGCTGTACTCTGCGGAATACCTGATGAAGATTATTCATACAAGAAGTCCATCATCAACCTCTTCAAGAACAAGCCATTCATTCTGCTTCTCATTTCTTATGGTAAAAAAGCTAATTGTTTAACTTTTCTTAGTCTATATGTGTGCATGGTAATAGAGAAAAACACCTTTAAAGgcatagttcggccaaaaatgatattaaacccatgatttactcacccccaagctgttcGAGATGCATaagtccatcatttttcagacaaacacattttcagttgtttaagaaaatgtcttagatgtttcagttaatcaaatgtaaagttatggggtccatgtcattcaagtccaaaaaatgtgcatccatccttcacaaaataaatccaaacggctccacgatgataaacaaaggccttcttaGGGTAATCCGTGCCGTTTTGTTGAAGAAATATccaaatttaaaactttataattgaaaataactagcttccggtaactcCGCCATCTTAGTTATgtccgcattcaagatgagagcGTACGCAGTTCATGGAGGGTTCTgggctgctgctctgtgcccccgctctccgaatttgtcatacgtcacgacgctgatactctctcctgaatacagagaaGTCTAAGAGGGCGGCGTTACCGGAAGGAAgttattttcttttataaagttttaaatatggaaatttCTACAACAAAATAGCACAGATCActctttgtttatcatcgtggagctgTTTTGATTTATGTTGTGAagaatgaatgcacattttttctaaaataacagaaaatgtgttgtctgaaaaatgatggacacaTGCATCgcggatggcttgagggtgagtaaatcatgggtttaatatcatttttggttgaactttcccttaaagtgaatttttttcCCCCCTTAATAAttcatgttattttaaaatgaatgcagCTAAAAACCCAACTAATTCTTCAGTCTTTTAAACATTAGCAAACAGTcaagtgttttaaaaatgtcacatttctaAACCTCTTGCAGGCATTATGACGGGCACATTCTACTCCGTATCTACCCTCTTAAATCGAATGATAATTACTCACTATCCGGTAAGTGAACTTTGATAAACTCAGCTGCAGTGAAACTGACATGAATTAGACCATTGTATATGGCTCTGAGACTCTTTGAGCAGATAAACCATGGTACTTATTTTACGGGATGGTCACTGATTTATTGTGCTGGCTCTTGCAGTCCATTAGCCACTTTTCTGCATGCCTGGTACTCACGAAAGAGTCCAAATTTAAAAGACATTTGGTTCTGTACACACATAATATTTGGCAGGCTTTCCCACCAGGCTTATATTTTGGGGACTGCTGCACACACCATGTGACATTACTTACCTTGCTCCTATCTCTGGTAGTGATTGTAAAAGCAAAATGTAGACAAAGCTGAAAGTTCACAATGAGGCCTGTGCAATTGCCTTTGTAAGCATTCAGTCCCACAATCTTGACATAAAAAATAGCTGGAGGACACAAATTccagcattttaaacaacctTATAAAATCATCTTAAGCTGTCTTACCTGTTTTCAGCATGTACTTTTTGTCTTCTTGCTTCTTTCAGGACCTTGCTTATTTAGATGAAATATTTAGATGTTGCTTTATTTAGATGTTGAATTAAATATGGCAGCTGTCCTGAGTCCTGACTAAGGTCCATTCTGCTGAATATACAGTAACGCAATGGCCGACTGTACAATAAGCTGCAGATTTTGTAGTATATGATCTAACTCCTATGATCTACATCTTTAATTTTAGGGTGAAGAGTTAAATGCTGGTAGAATTGGCTTGACTTTGGTGGTGGCTGGAATGGTTGGCTCAATACTCTGTGGACTCTGGCTGGATCGTACTAAAACTTATAAGTATGTGTGTTGATGACTTTACTAATAGGAATCTTTCTTCCAgtattttcatttcaatttactAGAAATGGCTTTGTACTTTCATATATGTGTCAGATTATCTGGATTAGTAGCTGGTAATCTTTAAATCTTTTTACACTTGGTTGAGTAAAATACTTTCAAATAGGATTAACCCTTTTCACTTTCATTAAACTCAGACCTTAAGTTGTTGAATTTTTCTCACTCTTTAGAATGACCACATTGATCGTCTACATCTTGTCCTTCGTTGGAATGGTCGTGTTCACATTCACTCTGGATTTGGGATATTTGCTTGTGATCTTCATAAATGCTGGAGTTCTCGGGTAAGCCTGCTTGAGCCTTACTgtaaaaacaaacatgttgttCCTTCGTTCGTCTCTCACACATTGTTCATATGAACACCCGGTTCATGAAGGGATcttaacaatatttattttaatacataatataaatgttttagaaCATTTTGTTACAGATCTGTTTGAAGCATTTTAATAGAAGTTCAATGATAAAGTGCTTTCTATTGTCCAAGTTGAGTTTTCAAAGCCACAGCAGGAGTCAGGTGTTTTAACTTGCTATTGTTATTCGACGtaattaaacatgtttgtgcatgctTTATGTTAGCTTAACTTTTTACTCAGTGTGTCGTGTCTCACGTTACTTCCTTTTTTGTTTCCGTAAGGTTTTTTATGACCGGTTATCTTCCCATTGGCTTTGAGTTTGGGGTCGAAATCACCTACCCGGAGTCTGAGGGCACGTCCTCTGGTCTTCTGAATGCATTCGCACAGGTACATTAGATTCATTACATGTAGTGAGCCGGTTATATAAGATGCTAAAGTCATGTACGCCTATATTTGatgaacattttttgtttgcCTTTTTTTTCCCTCTGTGTTGTTGACTAACAGGTTTACATTCCTTATAAATGAATCATTCACTATAAATGAGTCATAGATTTTTACTGTACTGTCTTTTTTATTTGTAGGTTTTTGGGATTATTTTTACTCTCATCCAAGGACAGCTCATCACCGATTACAACCCACTCatcggaaacattttcttgtgcgCTTGGACCTTCCTAGGCATCATTCTAACAGGTTACTATTTTTTTTAGAGGACACCTACTTTACATCTCCAAATCTCCAACTGATATGCAAGCATTATCGATGAACGACTGTATGAATGTATCTTGTTGTTTTTACAGCTTTGATTAAATCAGACCTCAAAAGGCACAACATCAATGTGGGCAACACTGACAAAGGGCAAGCAGTAAGTCAAACATCTCTTTTTTATGCGTCTTTAGATGTTACATTCACAAAGACCATTGTTCTTTTAATCATTGTAACTTTTGTGAAATTAAAAGGTGTATCTGATAATGTAAAGATATATATATCAGTGTTTTTAAGATTAAAGTCAAAAGAGACAAAAGCCAAGTAGTGAGATATCTGAGACCAAACAAAGCTCATCAAAAGGGAATATTCACGTACAATTTGAAaataaagtgttgttttaaatggcgttatacaaaatgatatataaaaaatgaatat
The nucleotide sequence above comes from Paramisgurnus dabryanus chromosome 12, PD_genome_1.1, whole genome shotgun sequence. Encoded proteins:
- the tatdn3 gene encoding putative deoxyribonuclease tatdn3 is translated as MARGFIDCHCHMSANEFTQDLDDVILRAKKAGVKALVAVTEGAGEFEKVIQLSKVYPGFVFPCFGIHPLQGSGQDLHSVKIQDLEPSLSLFQKYRDDIVAVGEIGLDFTPWFVQTTQERDEQIKVFIKQLEISKELDLPVNVHSRSAAKVTITTMKEQGIRQALLHNFAGKPSVAMEGVQAGFCFSFPPAVVRNEQRAKLIKQIPLERICLETDSPALGLDKDVRNEPQNIMIGCEYIAKLKGVSLDRVMEVTTQNAFRLFPKLKA
- the flvcr1 gene encoding heme transporter FLVCR1; the encoded protein is MVAGELLQEQHILPDKTPGGSVTACETPDGGNTEHYKTLSNGSVHITLDPKVLEQELPAPDEKDAMLPDDQNKPLETKRYLSRFAVLAVFSLYSLVNAFQWIQYGIIANIFTNYYNVSDVMVDWLSVVYMVAYVPLIFPATWLLDKKGLRMTALLGAGLNAVGAWVKCASVGPNLFWVTMTAQIICSVAQVFILGLPSRIASVWFGPSEVSTACATAVLGNQLGVAIGFLLPPVLVPNTADDKELMGHNISIMFYGTAAISTLLFFLTVFVIKDKPPLPPSKAQAVLCGIPDEDYSYKKSIINLFKNKPFILLLISYGIMTGTFYSVSTLLNRMIITHYPGEELNAGRIGLTLVVAGMVGSILCGLWLDRTKTYKMTTLIVYILSFVGMVVFTFTLDLGYLLVIFINAGVLGFFMTGYLPIGFEFGVEITYPESEGTSSGLLNAFAQVFGIIFTLIQGQLITDYNPLIGNIFLCAWTFLGIILTALIKSDLKRHNINVGNTDKGQAVPEEKEPCAAKLESSLPHDTSL
- the spata45 gene encoding spermatogenesis-associated protein 45, which gives rise to MSKSKQDKLYELNMRRETWCGVETTSKFWNLPERRHFRCHLQDTHGSSSTPEQRSSWMQSNNTRHPERRHFEESYESHLV